In Nostoc sp. GT001, a genomic segment contains:
- a CDS encoding DUF5895 domain-containing protein, whose translation MKASANFDFEDEKFNAPPSQVLPWCQMINPRYGTDGIQSHGLAIKLDNANAVGFVPDDNWQQVEHEFSSGVETVFISATPRLVIVRRGPLSVKDRESGLKLGTLKDNYDAFLADKLKFKTFTRYLIFIVGENKKFLHESPLQLTLNGAAGASFSKTYCEYQQGRVVSGFVAELEKAYAIYRKQPLTSKGPLFHAHGIFCPIIECEERGIEPNTVLVASTVDYKHPTVGTLTQYLIASDALESAMICKTFEEHKDFGKEPVKSETPKLAMAGVSNSYVYADEDDFAYPPY comes from the coding sequence ATGAAAGCATCTGCTAATTTTGACTTTGAAGACGAGAAATTCAATGCACCGCCTTCTCAAGTCCTTCCCTGGTGTCAGATGATTAATCCTCGGTATGGCACAGATGGTATACAATCTCACGGTTTGGCGATTAAGCTGGATAATGCCAATGCTGTCGGCTTTGTGCCAGATGATAATTGGCAGCAAGTTGAGCATGAATTTAGCTCTGGAGTAGAAACAGTCTTTATTAGCGCTACTCCACGCTTGGTTATAGTGCGTCGGGGGCCATTGTCTGTTAAAGACCGGGAAAGTGGTCTAAAACTGGGTACGCTCAAAGATAATTATGATGCTTTTTTAGCCGACAAACTTAAATTTAAAACCTTTACTCGCTATCTAATTTTTATAGTGGGTGAGAATAAAAAGTTTTTACATGAATCACCACTACAACTAACTCTCAATGGTGCAGCCGGAGCCAGTTTCAGCAAAACCTACTGCGAATATCAACAAGGCAGAGTAGTAAGTGGATTCGTTGCTGAACTAGAAAAAGCTTACGCTATCTACCGCAAGCAACCTTTGACATCGAAAGGGCCTTTGTTCCACGCTCATGGGATTTTTTGTCCCATCATTGAGTGTGAAGAAAGAGGAATTGAACCAAATACAGTTTTGGTAGCTTCAACTGTGGACTATAAACATCCCACTGTAGGGACTTTAACGCAATATTTAATTGCTTCCGATGCTCTTGAGTCTGCAATGATTTGTAAGACTTTTGAAGAACATAAAGATTTTGGCAAGGAACCTGTCAAATCAGAAACGCCCAAATTGGCAATGGCAGGAGTTTCCAACTCTTACGTTTATGCTGATGAAGATGATTTTGCTTATCCGCCGTATTAA
- a CDS encoding murein transglycosylase A yields MRKTLTLLSLSLGIALVNPLWSAVAQVPNLLPLPLPTTPDLPPIPIPITPEITPPLKPITIGSDCTVRPTCLGWDEQIWSQRGKIGDRKALLASIDNSLVYLAKKEAIAAYQNYPIKEITLDRVRRSLLRFRQLVVSSKSPAQLQAAVRREFVFYQSVGNDGKGTVKFTAYYEPVYTASRVRTATYKYPLYRLPPDFSQWPKPHPKRIDLEGKDGLQGNKSKLRGLELLWFRDRLDAYMVHIQGSAQIKLTNGKKTSIGYAGGTDYPWTSIGKELAKDGKLPLEGLTMPRLISYFRQKPQELNNYLPRWERFIFFQETSGRPATGSIHVPVTAERSIATDKSLMPPGALALIYNSFPYPASGGKLERRTVSRFVLDQDTGSAIKGPGRVDYFMGSGKLAGDRAGVTGGNGSLYYLLLKE; encoded by the coding sequence ATGAGAAAAACCCTTACTTTGCTTTCCTTGAGTCTAGGAATTGCCCTCGTAAACCCTCTCTGGTCGGCTGTTGCTCAGGTTCCTAACTTACTGCCGCTGCCACTACCGACTACTCCCGATCTTCCACCTATACCAATACCGATCACTCCTGAGATCACGCCACCGCTAAAACCAATCACCATCGGAAGCGATTGTACAGTCCGGCCGACTTGCTTGGGTTGGGATGAGCAAATTTGGAGTCAAAGAGGTAAAATAGGCGATCGCAAAGCGCTGTTGGCTTCCATTGATAACAGTTTGGTTTACTTAGCAAAGAAAGAAGCGATCGCAGCATATCAAAATTATCCTATCAAGGAAATCACTCTTGATCGCGTCCGCCGGAGTTTACTACGTTTCCGCCAACTGGTTGTCAGTTCTAAGTCACCAGCGCAATTACAAGCCGCTGTCCGCCGTGAGTTTGTCTTTTACCAGTCCGTGGGCAATGATGGCAAGGGTACTGTTAAGTTCACTGCTTACTACGAACCTGTTTACACCGCTAGCCGTGTCAGGACTGCAACATATAAGTATCCCCTTTATCGGCTACCACCTGATTTCAGCCAATGGCCGAAACCCCATCCAAAACGAATTGATTTGGAAGGAAAGGATGGTTTACAAGGGAATAAGAGCAAGTTACGCGGTTTAGAACTGCTTTGGTTTCGCGATCGCTTAGACGCATACATGGTACATATCCAAGGTTCTGCCCAAATTAAATTAACTAATGGCAAGAAAACATCAATTGGCTATGCCGGTGGAACTGATTACCCTTGGACTAGTATCGGCAAAGAACTAGCCAAAGATGGCAAACTTCCCCTGGAAGGATTAACAATGCCACGTCTAATTAGTTATTTCCGACAAAAGCCCCAGGAGTTGAACAATTATCTGCCCCGCTGGGAACGATTTATTTTCTTCCAAGAAACAAGCGGTAGACCTGCTACTGGTAGTATTCATGTGCCAGTAACAGCGGAACGTTCCATTGCTACAGATAAATCTCTCATGCCACCGGGAGCGTTAGCCCTGATTTACAACTCATTTCCCTATCCTGCCAGTGGTGGCAAACTAGAGAGGCGTACTGTCAGCCGCTTTGTGCTTGACCAGGATACAGGAAGTGCTATCAAAGGGCCAGGCCGGGTGGATTATTTTATGGGGTCTGGTAAACTAGCGGGCGATCGCGCTGGTGTCACAGGCGGTAATGGTTCATTATATTATTTGCTGCTCAAAGAATAA
- a CDS encoding ATP-binding protein gives MKSQHRSRRRGVILTPQGLQKLQDAKSKSEHYDNFDKHYSREVLGFRMGLDSDTVTKVFACEIGVDRQTLKYCFQAFNLQLEPHDYQFSNQDINLQQNYTKIQNQIDWGEAPDVSLFCGRTEEVATLKHWIVAESPTNEPIPCRLITILGMSGIGKTWVSVKLAQQLQDRFEFVIWRSLLPNLPVNDLLTDLIAVLSNGKETDLPKPFNHKISQLIHYLQRHRCLLVLDGADRVIQECAAPKIACRDCIWLQNTTIGEYCELFRKVGEVTHQSCLILTSRVQFHEIASLEGKTRPVRVFCLQGLQVTDIQELFKTKGIFRGTPENWNRLIESYAGNPYVLNCIATTIQQLFDGSITEFLKQKVTVFGTILNSLDQEFERLSDAAKATIQCMAINRQPISFSQLRTKMPSSVSSQELLENLELLQARSWIDAKSGLFSLKTMIIEYIKSFILDEKIAKFQPSAFLDREHQRQVAS, from the coding sequence ATGAAATCACAACACAGGAGCCGTAGACGTGGTGTAATCCTAACGCCCCAAGGATTGCAGAAACTCCAAGATGCAAAATCTAAATCAGAACATTATGACAATTTCGATAAACATTATAGTCGTGAAGTCTTAGGCTTTCGCATGGGGTTAGACTCCGATACAGTGACAAAGGTATTTGCCTGTGAAATAGGGGTAGATCGGCAAACTCTAAAGTACTGTTTTCAAGCATTCAACCTACAACTAGAACCTCATGACTATCAGTTTTCCAATCAGGATATCAACCTACAGCAAAACTACACAAAAATTCAAAATCAAATTGATTGGGGAGAAGCACCAGATGTATCCCTTTTTTGCGGACGCACGGAAGAAGTGGCAACCCTGAAACACTGGATTGTAGCTGAATCTCCTACAAATGAGCCAATACCCTGTCGTCTGATTACGATATTGGGCATGAGTGGGATCGGCAAAACCTGGGTATCCGTGAAACTAGCTCAACAACTTCAGGATCGTTTTGAGTTCGTGATTTGGCGATCGCTCCTCCCTAATCTTCCAGTTAACGATCTCCTAACAGACCTGATTGCAGTCCTATCCAATGGAAAAGAAACCGATTTGCCAAAACCATTCAATCACAAAATTTCACAGTTGATTCATTATTTGCAACGTCATCGTTGTTTACTGGTTTTAGACGGTGCTGACAGAGTTATCCAAGAATGTGCCGCCCCAAAGATCGCCTGTCGAGACTGTATCTGGCTTCAGAACACAACCATCGGGGAGTACTGCGAGTTGTTTAGGAAAGTGGGAGAAGTTACCCATCAAAGTTGTTTAATCTTGACAAGTCGTGTCCAATTCCATGAGATTGCCTCGCTTGAAGGAAAGACACGACCTGTGCGAGTGTTCTGTCTCCAAGGATTACAGGTTACAGACATACAAGAACTTTTCAAAACAAAAGGAATCTTTAGAGGAACACCAGAGAACTGGAATCGATTAATCGAATCCTATGCAGGGAATCCCTATGTGCTAAACTGCATTGCGACAACGATTCAACAGTTATTTGATGGCAGCATCACTGAATTTTTAAAACAAAAAGTTACAGTTTTTGGTACAATTCTTAACAGTTTAGACCAAGAATTTGAACGCCTCTCGGATGCAGCTAAAGCAACGATTCAATGCATGGCAATCAATCGTCAACCCATTTCTTTTTCACAGCTACGAACAAAGATGCCATCCTCTGTTTCATCCCAAGAACTCTTGGAAAACTTGGAACTACTGCAAGCGCGATCGTGGATTGATGCCAAATCAGGTCTGTTCTCTCTCAAAACGATGATTATTGAATATATCAAATCTTTTATTCTTGACGAGAAGATCGCCAAATTTCAGCCGAGTGCATTTTTGGATCGAGAACATCAACGTCAGGTAGCAAGCTAA